A genome region from Mammaliicoccus sp. Marseille-Q6498 includes the following:
- a CDS encoding N-acetylglucosaminidase → MKNARLETIKNLVVLFIVLAIIVGLFYYLISDHLKFNEVDKKESNVEVPFTLSKAVEKQYKNDTKMQVATESGNWKNASRSEISDVMNVENILKDKKQVYQFLNLSEYQGIEEKRIHHMLRQKEVLEKYTKQFISAAKKEHVNEVYLISHAILETGNNKSQLANGVYLTDKGKVTKSKDESNGKKYYNFYGVGALDDDPIGTGARYAKKQGWDTPYKAITGGAKFIHDHYLSNPKQNTLYSMRWNPEKPGVHQYATDIKWAQSNARIIADFYKDLKTEGKYYTVYKYQDTDKSLSVKALDKVPDKKNE, encoded by the coding sequence ATGAAAAATGCCAGGCTAGAAACAATTAAGAATTTAGTTGTATTATTTATAGTCTTAGCAATTATTGTTGGCCTGTTCTATTATTTGATTTCAGATCATTTAAAGTTTAATGAAGTAGATAAAAAAGAAAGCAATGTCGAAGTTCCATTTACTTTAAGTAAAGCAGTTGAAAAGCAATATAAAAATGATACTAAAATGCAAGTAGCAACAGAGTCAGGCAATTGGAAAAATGCATCTAGAAGTGAAATTTCAGATGTAATGAATGTTGAGAATATATTAAAAGATAAAAAACAAGTTTATCAATTTTTAAACTTATCTGAGTATCAAGGAATTGAAGAAAAAAGAATTCATCATATGTTAAGACAAAAAGAAGTTTTAGAGAAATATACAAAACAATTTATAAGCGCAGCTAAAAAAGAGCATGTAAATGAAGTTTATTTAATTAGTCATGCTATTTTAGAAACAGGTAATAATAAGAGTCAACTAGCTAATGGTGTTTACCTTACTGATAAAGGGAAAGTTACAAAATCTAAAGACGAGTCTAACGGTAAGAAGTATTATAACTTCTACGGAGTTGGTGCTTTAGATGATGACCCAATTGGTACTGGCGCTAGATACGCTAAAAAACAAGGCTGGGATACACCATATAAGGCAATCACAGGCGGTGCTAAATTTATACATGATCATTACTTATCAAATCCTAAACAGAATACTTTATATAGTATGAGATGGAATCCTGAGAAACCAGGTGTGCACCAATACGCAACGGATATTAAATGGGCACAAAGTAATGCTCGTATAATTGCTGACTTCTATAAAGACCTTAAGACTGAAGGGAAGTATTATACAGTGTATAAATATCAAGACACAGATAAATCACTTTCAGTTAAAGCGTTAGATAAAGTACCAGATAAAAAGAACGAATAA
- a CDS encoding DUF6612 family protein, whose protein sequence is MKFRVLGSVFLSSTLLLTACGGGTNDKSSSDTKSSSQVVKDLQSNAKDVKSYHTDNNIKVSAKGEDSQTVKVGMDVDKKQTAKLSMDQSGQAMTIYVQGKKMIAKVQDQWVDLSSQVKNMNIDNSLDQLNYAKYAKTLNAFKDAKSKKVDNGYELTYKIKNKKDFTKLANASGNKEQLKSFEKQVDKVNGNAVLKVNKDNEISSYKLNAKLTKDKKSVNMKTNVTYNKLNKVKDIKIPEEAKNAKKIEDMQQDSSSSSKSSQEAS, encoded by the coding sequence ATGAAATTCAGAGTATTAGGTAGTGTATTTTTATCATCAACTTTATTATTAACGGCTTGCGGAGGTGGAACGAACGATAAATCTAGTTCAGACACAAAAAGCTCAAGCCAAGTAGTAAAAGATTTACAAAGTAACGCTAAAGACGTTAAAAGTTATCATACTGATAATAATATAAAAGTATCAGCTAAAGGTGAAGACAGTCAAACAGTTAAAGTTGGTATGGATGTTGATAAAAAACAAACTGCTAAATTGAGTATGGATCAATCTGGTCAAGCTATGACGATTTATGTACAAGGCAAAAAAATGATAGCTAAAGTACAAGATCAATGGGTAGACCTATCATCTCAAGTTAAAAATATGAATATTGATAATTCATTAGACCAATTAAACTATGCTAAGTATGCTAAAACATTAAATGCATTTAAAGATGCTAAATCTAAAAAAGTAGATAATGGTTATGAACTTACTTATAAAATTAAAAACAAAAAAGATTTCACTAAGTTAGCAAACGCTTCTGGTAACAAAGAACAACTTAAATCATTCGAAAAACAAGTTGATAAAGTTAATGGTAATGCTGTCTTAAAAGTTAACAAAGATAATGAAATTAGTTCATACAAACTAAACGCTAAATTAACTAAAGATAAAAAATCTGTAAATATGAAGACTAATGTAACTTATAATAAGTTAAATAAAGTTAAAGATATTAAGATTCCTGAAGAAGCTAAAAACGCTAAGAAAATAGAAGATATGCAACAAGATAGCTCTTCATCATCAAAAAGTTCACAAGAAGCTTCTTAA
- a CDS encoding ABC transporter permease — protein sequence MVNENLWSQLIDYYQTNSGYVFQLFLNHLLISVYGVLFAVIVGIPIGIFIARYSKLSGFIISIANIIQTVPALALLAILMLVMGLGANTVVMTVFLYALLPIIKNTYTGIKNVDAGIKDAGKGMGMTSKQILMMVELPLSLSVMIGGIRIAFVIAIGVTAIGSFIGSSTLGDIIIRGTNATDGTSLILAGAIPTALLAVLSDIVLGYIERKLDPTKRKHKGPQTQTLSE from the coding sequence ATGGTTAATGAAAATTTATGGTCACAATTAATAGATTATTATCAAACAAATAGTGGATATGTATTTCAGTTATTTTTAAATCATTTACTCATTTCTGTATATGGTGTGTTATTTGCTGTTATAGTAGGTATACCAATCGGCATATTCATCGCACGATATTCTAAGTTATCTGGATTTATTATATCTATAGCAAATATTATTCAAACTGTCCCTGCCCTAGCCCTATTAGCCATTTTAATGTTAGTTATGGGTCTTGGCGCAAATACAGTTGTGATGACAGTATTCTTATACGCATTATTACCAATTATCAAAAATACTTACACAGGCATCAAAAATGTAGATGCAGGTATAAAAGATGCTGGTAAAGGTATGGGTATGACTTCTAAACAAATTTTAATGATGGTCGAACTACCCCTTTCACTTTCAGTAATGATTGGTGGCATTAGAATTGCATTTGTAATAGCCATTGGTGTAACTGCAATTGGGTCATTCATAGGCTCTTCTACACTTGGTGATATTATCATTAGAGGTACTAATGCAACTGATGGTACTTCTCTCATATTAGCTGGAGCAATTCCAACAGCTTTACTAGCAGTATTGAGTGATATTGTGTTAGGATATATAGAAAGAAAATTAGACCCAACTAAACGCAAACACAAAGGTCCACAAACACAAACACTTTCGGAGTGA
- a CDS encoding helix-turn-helix domain-containing protein, with protein MLSYQVTKIHEEISKFYKSDCLYIIYVTDGEALVFQNSMSSLNKLSSGHFTIVTFDDYAFLDCTKGSATILEMNWLLFNTLASDFPIYMKSYLYSALPYLNERNELDCYLYTLEKHSPYEDTKLSIDISHALISVIHHLYSRIMWLHQINDYYEGYAVQALPYRQNEKLQRLFEATLELCYNQDKSISEIALDLDYYDQAHFTKDFKQYRNMTPHEFRKLFISTRL; from the coding sequence ATGCTTTCATATCAAGTTACAAAGATTCATGAAGAAATTTCAAAATTTTATAAAAGCGATTGTTTATACATCATATATGTTACAGATGGCGAAGCACTCGTTTTTCAAAATAGTATGTCCTCGTTAAATAAGCTTTCAAGTGGACACTTCACGATCGTTACATTTGATGATTATGCTTTTTTAGACTGTACAAAAGGTAGTGCTACCATTTTAGAAATGAATTGGTTACTGTTTAATACATTAGCAAGTGATTTTCCTATTTATATGAAAAGCTACTTATACTCAGCATTACCTTATCTTAATGAAAGAAATGAACTTGATTGTTACCTTTATACTTTAGAAAAGCATTCACCTTATGAAGACACTAAACTATCCATCGATATCTCCCATGCTTTAATATCCGTTATACACCATTTGTATTCAAGAATAATGTGGTTACATCAAATCAATGATTACTATGAAGGTTACGCCGTCCAAGCGCTACCTTATCGTCAAAATGAAAAACTACAAAGGTTATTTGAAGCTACCCTTGAATTATGCTATAACCAAGATAAATCTATAAGTGAAATAGCTTTAGATCTAGACTATTATGATCAAGCTCATTTTACAAAAGACTTTAAGCAATATAGAAATATGACACCTCACGAATTTAGAAAATTATTTATTTCAACAAGACTATAA
- a CDS encoding DUF5996 family protein produces MSLLYFDEWRNTRATIRYIAQIMGKCCLAVKKPEPLYKHVMLTINQVGLSTGTLNKDGHEFEINLDIVDQLLVLKVDNKEESMMVKSGQTIQAYYQFIFDTLSDYGVNIKINTKPYHIHYDKTLDQDDAEREFNPKTAYHALRLMQQAQYDHYQFIHSRNIKDVKTGLFWDKFDVTSIFYVEGNHENTVSLCYYFGDKYRESPYYIIKINPFKQDKINLKQVEPSYAEYNGKDGSFLIYEEDLESIVRRDEVLLTFFNSAYKALLSGVSSQLNLNHK; encoded by the coding sequence ATGAGTTTGTTATATTTTGATGAATGGCGAAATACAAGAGCTACGATTAGATATATAGCACAAATTATGGGTAAATGTTGTTTAGCTGTTAAAAAACCTGAACCGTTATATAAACATGTCATGTTAACAATTAACCAAGTAGGTTTATCTACTGGGACGTTAAATAAAGACGGTCATGAATTTGAAATCAATTTAGATATTGTAGATCAGCTACTAGTATTGAAAGTTGATAATAAAGAAGAATCGATGATGGTTAAATCTGGGCAAACGATACAAGCATATTATCAATTTATTTTTGATACATTATCCGATTATGGCGTAAATATAAAAATTAACACAAAGCCATACCATATACATTATGATAAAACATTGGACCAAGATGATGCTGAGCGTGAATTTAATCCTAAAACGGCTTATCATGCTTTGAGATTAATGCAACAAGCGCAGTATGATCATTATCAATTTATACATTCAAGAAATATTAAAGATGTTAAAACTGGATTGTTCTGGGATAAGTTTGATGTGACATCAATATTTTATGTGGAAGGTAATCACGAAAACACGGTATCTTTATGTTATTACTTCGGGGATAAATATAGAGAATCTCCTTATTATATTATAAAGATTAATCCATTTAAGCAAGATAAAATTAACTTAAAACAAGTGGAACCGTCGTATGCTGAATATAATGGTAAAGATGGTAGTTTTTTAATATATGAAGAAGATTTAGAAAGTATTGTTAGAAGAGATGAAGTATTACTTACTTTCTTTAATAGTGCATATAAAGCACTACTTTCAGGTGTAAGTAGTCAACTTAATTTAAACCATAAATAA
- a CDS encoding HAD-IA family hydrolase: protein MYEAIIFDFDGTIIDTEINLFNTLNKHIKDKNSEPISLEEYKASIGSVSEELNKKILKSLKSDEALAEMFKDHYEGTKSLPLKPVVKALIDYALSHQIKMGIATSSYKEHIMPNVERLELNKYIHVIKGREDVAFVKPNPELYIQAAHDLNVEPEKCLAIEDTTNGAKAAVDAGMDVIVITHDITEDLDFSDIDILNKDISAEEIIDLYL, encoded by the coding sequence ATGTACGAAGCCATAATTTTTGATTTTGATGGCACAATTATAGATACAGAAATCAATTTATTTAATACTTTAAATAAGCATATAAAAGATAAAAATAGTGAACCTATCTCATTGGAAGAATATAAAGCTTCTATTGGTTCTGTATCAGAAGAATTAAATAAAAAAATACTTAAATCACTTAAATCAGATGAAGCTTTAGCCGAAATGTTCAAAGATCATTATGAAGGTACTAAGTCTTTACCACTTAAACCTGTAGTGAAAGCTTTAATAGATTATGCACTATCACATCAAATAAAGATGGGGATTGCTACAAGTAGTTATAAAGAACATATCATGCCTAATGTAGAACGGTTAGAATTAAATAAATATATTCATGTTATTAAAGGTAGAGAAGATGTTGCATTTGTAAAACCTAATCCAGAGTTATATATACAAGCTGCACATGATTTAAATGTTGAACCTGAAAAATGTTTAGCAATTGAAGACACTACAAATGGTGCTAAAGCTGCAGTTGATGCGGGTATGGATGTTATCGTAATTACGCATGATATAACTGAGGATTTAGATTTTAGTGACATTGATATATTAAATAAAGATATTAGTGCTGAAGAAATTATTGATTTATATTTATAG
- a CDS encoding cation diffusion facilitator family transporter, whose product MTNNLRIAQRGAYVSLITYIILSIVKYIVGTTYHSSALRADSLNNLTDIFVSVAVLVGLKISIKPADKNHPYGHMKTENITTLIVSFIIMFVGIEVISRNIPKLFSGDFSEPSMLTIWVSFISGIIMILVYLFNSKLSKKTKSSSLMSAAKDNLSDALVSIGTGIGLIFTQFGFPIVDIILAIILGCIIVFTGFTIFKESIFTLSDGFHEKDLNNYIEDIEDIPGVIDIPSIKGRYHGNSVFLDVTIIVDKKLSLDEAHDICDSVEKKLRESGVYSSYVHPEPNE is encoded by the coding sequence ATGACAAATAACTTAAGAATTGCTCAAAGAGGTGCGTATGTTAGTTTAATAACGTATATTATCCTATCAATCGTGAAATATATTGTAGGTACAACATATCATTCATCAGCTTTAAGAGCAGATAGTTTGAACAACTTAACAGATATATTCGTATCAGTAGCAGTATTGGTAGGATTAAAAATCTCAATCAAACCAGCAGATAAAAATCATCCATACGGTCACATGAAAACAGAGAACATTACGACATTAATCGTATCCTTTATTATCATGTTCGTAGGTATAGAAGTTATATCAAGAAACATCCCGAAATTATTTAGTGGTGACTTTAGTGAACCAAGTATGCTTACGATTTGGGTCAGTTTTATAAGTGGTATAATCATGATCCTTGTTTATCTATTTAATTCTAAACTATCTAAAAAAACGAAAAGTTCCTCTCTTATGTCTGCAGCAAAAGACAACTTATCCGATGCACTTGTAAGTATTGGAACAGGTATAGGGTTGATTTTTACTCAGTTTGGATTTCCAATAGTCGATATTATTTTAGCGATTATACTAGGTTGTATCATTGTGTTCACAGGTTTCACAATATTTAAAGAGTCTATATTTACACTCAGCGACGGATTTCATGAAAAAGACTTAAATAACTATATAGAAGATATAGAAGATATACCAGGTGTTATAGATATTCCATCAATTAAAGGAAGATATCACGGGAATAGTGTCTTTTTAGATGTTACAATAATAGTAGATAAAAAATTATCCCTCGATGAAGCACACGACATTTGTGATTCAGTAGAAAAGAAATTGCGTGAGTCGGGCGTATATTCTTCCTATGTTCATCCTGAACCAAATGAATAA
- a CDS encoding PepSY domain-containing protein → MKQTYNPLRRLHFYAAFFITPLLLTLSLTGIGYLFYTNVENNMYHDEFFNESSTKGHQSLDSAIQEIRDTYKGFEVQKISIMDKPYNNRITIGNKDGDSRYVFLDKHNQIVSNQNAKFTYSNVLRETHSSLMVGGTFVNYLVELAACWTIFMIFSGVYLTFKSKALKKSNKKGSLLYNRRLHAIVGLIIAIPIFIIVLTGLPWSAFMGKQINQFASEHPKFGYSALKANPPQSEDNELPWATRNKEKPTSKKDPHADHHSGSSYAIGTTGQQSLENIIAQSEKNGISKPFSIVYPKDETGVFTVTKSSNTGVTGLDVAPKEETTVYYDQYSGKQLGKVDYEDYGIIGKWFSFGIPLHEGHLFGTANKIINLLVCLAFIGSIVLGFMSWIKRRKPGTYGIPSRMNGKFSIGLIAFLIVLGVIMPLFGASLIVVAIIEYFIWKRHKKRYI, encoded by the coding sequence ATGAAGCAAACATATAATCCATTAAGGCGATTACATTTTTATGCTGCATTTTTCATTACACCATTACTGTTAACTTTATCTTTAACTGGAATTGGTTATTTATTCTACACTAATGTAGAAAACAACATGTATCATGATGAATTTTTTAACGAAAGTAGTACGAAAGGTCATCAATCATTAGATTCAGCCATTCAAGAAATAAGAGATACATATAAAGGGTTTGAAGTTCAAAAGATTAGTATAATGGACAAACCTTATAATAATAGAATAACGATTGGTAATAAAGATGGTGATTCACGATATGTTTTCTTAGATAAACATAATCAAATCGTATCAAACCAAAATGCTAAATTTACATATTCAAATGTTTTAAGGGAAACACATAGTTCACTTATGGTTGGTGGAACTTTTGTAAATTACTTAGTTGAATTAGCAGCATGTTGGACTATTTTTATGATTTTTTCTGGTGTTTATTTAACATTTAAATCAAAAGCATTAAAAAAATCTAATAAAAAAGGTTCCTTACTATACAATAGACGATTACATGCCATAGTTGGTTTAATCATCGCAATACCAATTTTTATCATCGTATTAACTGGGTTACCATGGTCAGCATTTATGGGTAAACAAATTAATCAATTTGCATCAGAGCACCCTAAATTCGGATACTCAGCTTTAAAAGCTAACCCACCCCAATCAGAAGATAATGAATTACCTTGGGCAACTCGTAATAAAGAAAAACCAACATCTAAAAAAGATCCACACGCAGATCATCATAGTGGATCAAGTTATGCTATTGGTACAACTGGACAACAAAGTTTAGAAAACATCATAGCACAAAGTGAGAAAAATGGAATTTCAAAACCATTTTCAATCGTATATCCGAAAGATGAAACTGGCGTATTTACTGTAACTAAAAGTAGTAATACTGGCGTCACTGGTCTAGATGTCGCACCTAAAGAAGAAACAACTGTGTACTATGATCAATACTCAGGTAAACAATTAGGAAAAGTCGACTATGAAGATTACGGAATTATTGGTAAATGGTTTAGCTTTGGCATTCCTTTACACGAAGGCCATTTATTTGGAACTGCAAATAAAATTATAAACTTATTAGTCTGCTTAGCGTTTATTGGAAGCATTGTGTTAGGATTCATGTCTTGGATAAAGAGAAGAAAACCAGGTACATATGGTATCCCATCTAGAATGAATGGTAAGTTCTCAATAGGATTAATCGCCTTTTTAATAGTACTAGGTGTAATCATGCCACTATTCGGTGCATCACTCATTGTGGTCGCAATTATTGAATATTTTATATGGAAACGTCATAAAAAAAGATATATTTAA
- a CDS encoding sigma-70 family RNA polymerase sigma factor has translation MKEENFNIYYRKYEKMIHHLLHRYQIHYHYEDYFQLLVIKLWDLLKTYDETKTCNQEQYIYLKLKFYLIDCMRKYVKESNRFLPTSDYNLLDQSYVENFDCNLYCFLDMLSHEELTWFKLNLNGYSTHEIAIYMDKSVSTVKYYRKNAREKLKSHFLF, from the coding sequence ATGAAAGAAGAAAATTTCAATATATACTATAGAAAATATGAAAAAATGATTCACCATTTATTGCATCGCTATCAAATCCATTACCATTATGAAGATTATTTTCAATTGCTTGTTATAAAGCTTTGGGATTTGCTGAAAACTTATGATGAAACTAAAACGTGTAATCAAGAGCAGTATATTTATTTAAAACTAAAATTTTATTTAATCGACTGCATGAGAAAGTATGTAAAAGAATCAAATCGTTTTTTACCAACATCAGATTATAATTTGCTTGATCAATCTTATGTTGAAAATTTCGATTGTAATCTTTATTGCTTCTTAGATATGTTATCACATGAAGAATTAACTTGGTTTAAATTAAATTTAAATGGTTATTCAACACATGAAATAGCCATCTACATGGACAAGAGCGTTTCAACAGTTAAATATTATCGTAAAAACGCACGAGAAAAATTAAAATCCCATTTTTTATTTTAG
- a CDS encoding osmoprotectant ABC transporter substrate-binding protein — MKNYFKLLVPIIALSVILSGCSLPFLGASGDENSVKIGMQNTSESQVMGHIDKLMIEHEAKKDNVDEKNIQLINNLGSGTVAFNAMNKGDINISSARYTGTDLTGALGKDPITDPDKALKIVRTAFDKDYNQKWYGSYGFENTYALMVTKETAKKYNLKKVSDLKKVASKLDAGVDSSWMKRPGDGYEAFKKKYGFDFKRTRPMQIGLVYDALNSGKMDIVLGYTTDGRIASYDLVVLKDDLNFFPPYDASPLVTKKLIKEKPYVDRAMNKLKGKISTEQMQKLNYEVDNDLKEPAVVAQEFLEKHNYFDDKKDGE, encoded by the coding sequence ATGAAGAATTATTTTAAATTGTTAGTTCCGATAATAGCATTATCTGTGATTTTATCTGGATGTTCCCTACCTTTCCTTGGAGCTTCTGGAGATGAAAATTCTGTAAAAATCGGCATGCAAAATACAAGCGAATCACAAGTTATGGGTCATATTGATAAACTTATGATAGAACATGAAGCAAAGAAAGATAATGTTGACGAAAAAAATATTCAACTAATCAATAATCTAGGATCAGGGACAGTTGCTTTTAATGCGATGAATAAAGGTGACATTAATATTTCTAGTGCTAGATATACTGGAACAGATTTAACTGGGGCACTCGGTAAAGATCCTATAACTGATCCTGATAAAGCATTAAAAATCGTCAGAACAGCTTTTGATAAAGATTATAACCAAAAATGGTATGGTTCATACGGATTTGAAAATACTTATGCCTTAATGGTAACGAAAGAAACAGCTAAAAAATATAATCTTAAAAAAGTTTCAGACTTAAAAAAAGTAGCTAGCAAGTTAGACGCTGGCGTTGACTCATCATGGATGAAACGTCCTGGTGATGGATACGAAGCTTTTAAAAAGAAATATGGATTTGACTTCAAACGTACACGCCCGATGCAAATCGGTTTAGTATATGATGCTTTGAATAGCGGTAAAATGGATATCGTTCTTGGGTATACGACAGACGGAAGAATCGCAAGTTATGATTTAGTTGTTCTTAAAGATGATTTAAATTTCTTCCCACCTTATGATGCAAGTCCATTAGTTACTAAAAAATTAATTAAAGAAAAACCTTACGTTGATAGAGCGATGAATAAATTAAAAGGTAAAATTTCTACAGAACAAATGCAAAAATTAAACTATGAAGTTGATAATGATCTTAAAGAACCTGCAGTTGTAGCTCAAGAATTCCTTGAAAAGCATAACTATTTTGACGATAAAAAGGATGGTGAGTAA
- a CDS encoding transaldolase yields MSNLKVQVFADGADIEEMKQAYQNKEVDGFTTNPSLMKKAGVTDYKTFAEEVVKAIPDASISFEVFADDIETMAKEAEILKQYGENVFVKIPVVNTKGESMLPLIKQLSENDVKVNVTAVYTIEQVKEIVEVIKPGVETYVSVFAGRIADTGVDPLPLMKESEKICHSKEGVKLLWASCRELFNVVQADEIGVDIITCPKDVVAKVPNIGRDVNELSVDTVQGFAKDIKASGLNIL; encoded by the coding sequence ATGAGTAATCTTAAAGTACAAGTGTTTGCAGATGGTGCAGACATCGAAGAAATGAAACAAGCTTATCAGAATAAAGAAGTAGACGGTTTTACAACTAACCCTAGTTTAATGAAAAAAGCAGGGGTTACAGATTATAAAACTTTTGCTGAAGAAGTTGTAAAAGCAATTCCAGATGCTTCAATTTCATTTGAAGTTTTCGCAGATGATATTGAAACAATGGCTAAAGAAGCAGAAATTTTAAAACAATATGGTGAAAATGTATTCGTTAAAATTCCAGTTGTTAATACTAAAGGTGAATCAATGCTTCCACTTATTAAACAACTTTCTGAAAATGACGTTAAAGTAAACGTAACTGCAGTATATACAATTGAACAAGTTAAAGAAATTGTTGAAGTTATTAAACCTGGCGTAGAAACTTATGTTTCAGTATTCGCTGGTCGTATTGCTGACACTGGGGTAGATCCTTTACCATTAATGAAAGAATCAGAAAAAATATGCCATAGTAAAGAGGGCGTAAAATTATTATGGGCAAGTTGTAGAGAGTTATTCAACGTTGTTCAAGCAGATGAAATTGGTGTAGATATTATTACTTGTCCTAAAGATGTTGTTGCAAAAGTTCCAAATATCGGTAGAGATGTTAACGAACTTTCAGTAGACACAGTACAAGGATTCGCTAAAGATATTAAAGCAAGTGGTTTAAACATTTTATAA
- the crcB gene encoding fluoride efflux transporter CrcB → MIYISIFVGGAIGGGLRYLASLLFINHTFPFATLLVNIVGALLMGIFSTYFIKYFKAHPNIQKMITTGFLGALTTYSSFSLEIVHLVENGQIILAIAYILLSMILGFTFMAIGYKKGSIQS, encoded by the coding sequence ATGATATATATTTCTATTTTTGTAGGTGGCGCAATTGGTGGCGGTTTAAGATATTTAGCTAGCCTACTGTTTATAAATCACACATTTCCATTCGCAACGTTATTAGTTAATATCGTTGGTGCATTACTCATGGGCATATTTTCTACATATTTTATTAAGTACTTTAAAGCACACCCAAATATTCAAAAAATGATCACGACCGGTTTTCTCGGTGCATTAACAACCTATTCATCCTTTAGTTTAGAAATTGTCCATTTAGTAGAAAACGGACAAATTATATTAGCTATAGCATATATTTTATTAAGTATGATTTTAGGATTTACTTTTATGGCTATAGGATATAAGAAAGGATCCATTCAATCATGA
- a CDS encoding CrcB family protein, whose product MTLIFIMISSGIGAVCRHLTNEIVKKTFNTSFPVATLIVNILGSFMIGIAAQFLQNDTQSYAMIAIGFCGGYTTFSTHFLEIYERYLLKSYKQMVIYLLMTIILSISACLVGYYV is encoded by the coding sequence ATGACACTCATATTCATTATGATAAGTTCAGGCATTGGCGCAGTATGTAGACATTTAACAAATGAAATCGTTAAAAAGACTTTTAACACATCATTCCCAGTAGCAACATTAATTGTTAATATACTAGGAAGTTTTATGATCGGTATAGCAGCACAATTCCTTCAGAACGACACACAAAGTTATGCAATGATCGCAATTGGATTTTGCGGAGGTTATACTACCTTCTCTACTCATTTTCTTGAAATTTATGAACGCTATTTATTAAAATCTTACAAACAAATGGTTATATATCTACTTATGACTATTATATTGTCTATCAGTGCTTGTTTAGTTGGATATTATGTATAA
- a CDS encoding competence protein ComK, which translates to MTLLRYSDKPQFKFQIEYLNSTIQYTNLPIHVLINQALLFEGASVRTREQYARSILKIKKLIPIMIYATKDFVLFPTTSKSDNHYMLLNSKHILNIDTFNTFTEIYFKNDATILIKQNHHMISRKLGESLRLIHHQKMIQY; encoded by the coding sequence ATGACACTATTAAGATACTCAGATAAACCACAATTCAAATTTCAAATTGAATATTTGAATAGTACGATTCAATATACTAACCTACCAATTCACGTACTTATTAATCAAGCTCTATTGTTTGAAGGCGCTAGTGTTAGAACGCGTGAACAGTATGCAAGGTCTATTTTAAAGATTAAGAAACTCATACCTATAATGATTTATGCGACAAAAGATTTTGTATTATTTCCAACCACATCAAAAAGTGACAATCATTATATGCTTTTGAACTCAAAACATATTTTGAATATTGATACTTTTAATACATTTACTGAAATCTATTTTAAAAATGACGCTACCATTCTTATAAAACAGAACCACCATATGATTAGCCGGAAATTAGGTGAATCATTACGACTAATCCACCATCAAAAAATGATTCAATATTAA